A single genomic interval of Lynx canadensis isolate LIC74 chromosome A2, mLynCan4.pri.v2, whole genome shotgun sequence harbors:
- the TRIP10 gene encoding cdc42-interacting protein 4 isoform X3, with the protein MDWGTELWDQFEVLERHTQWGLDLLDRYVKFVKERTEVEQAYAKQLRSLVKKYLPKRPAKDDPESKFSQQQSFVQILQEVNDFAGQRELVAENLSVRVCLELAKYSQEMKHERKMHFQEGRRAQQQLESGFKQLENSKRKFERDCREAEKAAQTAERLDQDINATKADVEKAKQQAHLRSHMAEESKNEYAAQLQRFNRDQAHFYFSQMPQIFDKLQDMDERRATHLGAGYGLLSEAELQVVPIIAKCLEGMKVAADAVDAKNDSQVLIELHKSGFARPGDVEFEDFSQPMNRVPSDSSLGTPSDGRPELRGPGRSRAKRWPFSKKNKTVVTEDFSHLPPEQQRKRLQQQLEERSRELQKEVDQREALKKMKDVYEKTPQMGDPASLEPRITETLNNIERLKLEVQKYEAWLAEAESRVLSNRGDSLGRHTRPPDPPASAPPDSSNSNNSRSQDNKESSEEPLSEEGQDAPIYTEFDEDFEEEPASPIGHCVAIYHFEGSSEGTISMAEGEDLSLMEEDKGDGWTRVRRKQGGEGYVPTSYLRVTLN; encoded by the exons ATGGATTGGGGCACCGAGTTGTGG GATCAGTTTGAGGTGCTCGAGCGGCACACGCAGTGGGGGCTGGACCTGTTGGACAGATATGTGAAGTTCGTGAAAGAGCGGACCGAGGTGGAGCAGGCTTATGCAAAGCAACTGAG GAGCCTGGTGAAAAAATACCTGCCCAAGAGACCTGCCAAAGATGACCCGGAATCCAA GTTCAGCCAGCAACAGTCCTTCGTGCAGATTCTCCAGGAGGTGAATGACTTTGCGGGCCAGCGGGAGCTGGTGGCCGAGAACCTCAGCGTCCGCGTGTGTCTTGAGCTGGCCAAGTACTCACAAGAGATGAAACACGAGAGGAAGATG CACTTTCAGGAAGGCCGTCGGGCCCAGCAGCAGCTGGAAAGTGGCTTCAAACAGCTGGAGAAT AGTAAGCGCAAATTTGAGCGTGACTGTCGAGAGGCTGAAAAGGCAGCCCAGACTGCTGAGCGACTCGATCAGGATATCAACGCCACCAAGGCTGATGTGGAGAAG GCCAAGCAACAAGCCCACCTTCGAAGTCACATggcagaagaaagcaaaaatgagtACGCGGCCCAACTACAGCGCTTCAACCGCGACCAGGCCCACTTCTATTTTTCCCAGATGCCCCAGATATTCGAC AAGCTTCAGGACATGGATGAGCGTCGGGCCACCCACCTGGGGGCTGGGTATGGGCTCCTGTCAGAGGCCGAGCTGCAGGTGGTACCCATCATTGCCAAGTGTCTAGAGGGCATGAAGGTGGCTGCGGATGCCGTAGATGCCAAGAAT GACTCCCAGGTCCTAATTGAGCTGCACAAGTCAGGCTTCGCCCGCCCGGGTGACGTGGAATTCGAAGACTTCAGCCAGCCCATGAACCGCGTGCCCTCAGACAGCAGCCTGGGCACCCCCTCTGATGGACGGCCTGAGCTCCGAGGCCCGGGCCGTAGCCGTGCCAAGCGCTGGCCCTTCAGCAAGAAGAACAAG ACAGTGGTGACAGAGGATTTCAGCCACTTGCCCccagagcagcaaagaaagcgACTTCAGCAACAGCTTGAAGAACGGAGCCGTGAACTACAGAAGGAGGTTGACCAGAG AGAAGccctgaagaaaatgaaggatgTATATGAGAAGACACCCCAGATGGGGGACCCTGCCAGCTTGGAGCCCCGGATCACGGAAACCCTGAACAACATCGAGCGGCTCAAATTGGAAGTGCAGAAGTATGAG GCTTGGCTGGCAGAGGCAGAGAGCCGAGTCCTGAGCAATCGGGGAGACAGCTTGGGCCGCCACACCCGGCCTCCAGACCCCCCAGCCAGCGCCCCACCAgacagcagcaacagcaacaacagtaGATCACAGGATAACAAGGAGag CTCTGAAGAGCCCCTCTCAGAGGAGGGTCAGGATGCCCCCATCTACACGGAATTTGATGAGGATTTTGAGGAGGAACCAGCATCCCCCATAGGTCACTGTGTGGCCATCTACCACTTTGAAG GGTCCAGTGAGGGCACCATCTCCATGGCCGAGGGTGAAGACCTCAGTCTCATGGAGGAGGACAAAGGCGACGGCTGGACCCGGGTCAGGCGGAAACAGGGAGGTGAGGGCTACGTGCCCACCTCCTACCTCCGCGTCACGCTCAACTGA
- the TRIP10 gene encoding cdc42-interacting protein 4 isoform X4, producing the protein MKHERKMHFQEGRRAQQQLESGFKQLENSKRKFERDCREAEKAAQTAERLDQDINATKADVEKAKQQAHLRSHMAEESKNEYAAQLQRFNRDQAHFYFSQMPQIFDKLQDMDERRATHLGAGYGLLSEAELQVVPIIAKCLEGMKVAADAVDAKNDSQVLIELHKSGFARPGDVEFEDFSQPMNRVPSDSSLGTPSDGRPELRGPGRSRAKRWPFSKKNKPRPPPFSPLGGPLPSALPNGPPSPRSGLDPLAILSEISKSVKPRLASFRSLRGSRGTVVTEDFSHLPPEQQRKRLQQQLEERSRELQKEVDQREALKKMKDVYEKTPQMGDPASLEPRITETLNNIERLKLEVQKYEAWLAEAESRVLSNRGDSLGRHTRPPDPPASAPPDSSNSNNSRSQDNKESSEEPLSEEGQDAPIYTEFDEDFEEEPASPIGHCVAIYHFEGSSEGTISMAEGEDLSLMEEDKGDGWTRVRRKQGGEGYVPTSYLRVTLN; encoded by the exons ATGAAACACGAGAGGAAGATG CACTTTCAGGAAGGCCGTCGGGCCCAGCAGCAGCTGGAAAGTGGCTTCAAACAGCTGGAGAAT AGTAAGCGCAAATTTGAGCGTGACTGTCGAGAGGCTGAAAAGGCAGCCCAGACTGCTGAGCGACTCGATCAGGATATCAACGCCACCAAGGCTGATGTGGAGAAG GCCAAGCAACAAGCCCACCTTCGAAGTCACATggcagaagaaagcaaaaatgagtACGCGGCCCAACTACAGCGCTTCAACCGCGACCAGGCCCACTTCTATTTTTCCCAGATGCCCCAGATATTCGAC AAGCTTCAGGACATGGATGAGCGTCGGGCCACCCACCTGGGGGCTGGGTATGGGCTCCTGTCAGAGGCCGAGCTGCAGGTGGTACCCATCATTGCCAAGTGTCTAGAGGGCATGAAGGTGGCTGCGGATGCCGTAGATGCCAAGAAT GACTCCCAGGTCCTAATTGAGCTGCACAAGTCAGGCTTCGCCCGCCCGGGTGACGTGGAATTCGAAGACTTCAGCCAGCCCATGAACCGCGTGCCCTCAGACAGCAGCCTGGGCACCCCCTCTGATGGACGGCCTGAGCTCCGAGGCCCGGGCCGTAGCCGTGCCAAGCGCTGGCCCTTCAGCAAGAAGAACAAG CCACGccctccacccttctcccccCTGGGGGGCCCCCTGCCCTCGGCATTGCCTAATGGACCCCCATCCCCCCGCTCCGGCCTCGACCCCTTGGCCATACTGAGTGAGATCAGTAAGTCGGTCAAACCGCGGCTAGCATCCTTCCGCAGCCTTCGAGGCAGCCGTGGG ACAGTGGTGACAGAGGATTTCAGCCACTTGCCCccagagcagcaaagaaagcgACTTCAGCAACAGCTTGAAGAACGGAGCCGTGAACTACAGAAGGAGGTTGACCAGAG AGAAGccctgaagaaaatgaaggatgTATATGAGAAGACACCCCAGATGGGGGACCCTGCCAGCTTGGAGCCCCGGATCACGGAAACCCTGAACAACATCGAGCGGCTCAAATTGGAAGTGCAGAAGTATGAG GCTTGGCTGGCAGAGGCAGAGAGCCGAGTCCTGAGCAATCGGGGAGACAGCTTGGGCCGCCACACCCGGCCTCCAGACCCCCCAGCCAGCGCCCCACCAgacagcagcaacagcaacaacagtaGATCACAGGATAACAAGGAGag CTCTGAAGAGCCCCTCTCAGAGGAGGGTCAGGATGCCCCCATCTACACGGAATTTGATGAGGATTTTGAGGAGGAACCAGCATCCCCCATAGGTCACTGTGTGGCCATCTACCACTTTGAAG GGTCCAGTGAGGGCACCATCTCCATGGCCGAGGGTGAAGACCTCAGTCTCATGGAGGAGGACAAAGGCGACGGCTGGACCCGGGTCAGGCGGAAACAGGGAGGTGAGGGCTACGTGCCCACCTCCTACCTCCGCGTCACGCTCAACTGA
- the TRIP10 gene encoding cdc42-interacting protein 4 isoform X2, with the protein MDWGTELWDQFEVLERHTQWGLDLLDRYVKFVKERTEVEQAYAKQLRFSQQQSFVQILQEVNDFAGQRELVAENLSVRVCLELAKYSQEMKHERKMHFQEGRRAQQQLESGFKQLENSKRKFERDCREAEKAAQTAERLDQDINATKADVEKAKQQAHLRSHMAEESKNEYAAQLQRFNRDQAHFYFSQMPQIFDKLQDMDERRATHLGAGYGLLSEAELQVVPIIAKCLEGMKVAADAVDAKNDSQVLIELHKSGFARPGDVEFEDFSQPMNRVPSDSSLGTPSDGRPELRGPGRSRAKRWPFSKKNKPRPPPFSPLGGPLPSALPNGPPSPRSGLDPLAILSEISKSVKPRLASFRSLRGSRGTVVTEDFSHLPPEQQRKRLQQQLEERSRELQKEVDQREALKKMKDVYEKTPQMGDPASLEPRITETLNNIERLKLEVQKYEAWLAEAESRVLSNRGDSLGRHTRPPDPPASAPPDSSNSNNSRSQDNKESSEEPLSEEGQDAPIYTEFDEDFEEEPASPIGHCVAIYHFEGSSEGTISMAEGEDLSLMEEDKGDGWTRVRRKQGGEGYVPTSYLRVTLN; encoded by the exons ATGGATTGGGGCACCGAGTTGTGG GATCAGTTTGAGGTGCTCGAGCGGCACACGCAGTGGGGGCTGGACCTGTTGGACAGATATGTGAAGTTCGTGAAAGAGCGGACCGAGGTGGAGCAGGCTTATGCAAAGCAACTGAG GTTCAGCCAGCAACAGTCCTTCGTGCAGATTCTCCAGGAGGTGAATGACTTTGCGGGCCAGCGGGAGCTGGTGGCCGAGAACCTCAGCGTCCGCGTGTGTCTTGAGCTGGCCAAGTACTCACAAGAGATGAAACACGAGAGGAAGATG CACTTTCAGGAAGGCCGTCGGGCCCAGCAGCAGCTGGAAAGTGGCTTCAAACAGCTGGAGAAT AGTAAGCGCAAATTTGAGCGTGACTGTCGAGAGGCTGAAAAGGCAGCCCAGACTGCTGAGCGACTCGATCAGGATATCAACGCCACCAAGGCTGATGTGGAGAAG GCCAAGCAACAAGCCCACCTTCGAAGTCACATggcagaagaaagcaaaaatgagtACGCGGCCCAACTACAGCGCTTCAACCGCGACCAGGCCCACTTCTATTTTTCCCAGATGCCCCAGATATTCGAC AAGCTTCAGGACATGGATGAGCGTCGGGCCACCCACCTGGGGGCTGGGTATGGGCTCCTGTCAGAGGCCGAGCTGCAGGTGGTACCCATCATTGCCAAGTGTCTAGAGGGCATGAAGGTGGCTGCGGATGCCGTAGATGCCAAGAAT GACTCCCAGGTCCTAATTGAGCTGCACAAGTCAGGCTTCGCCCGCCCGGGTGACGTGGAATTCGAAGACTTCAGCCAGCCCATGAACCGCGTGCCCTCAGACAGCAGCCTGGGCACCCCCTCTGATGGACGGCCTGAGCTCCGAGGCCCGGGCCGTAGCCGTGCCAAGCGCTGGCCCTTCAGCAAGAAGAACAAG CCACGccctccacccttctcccccCTGGGGGGCCCCCTGCCCTCGGCATTGCCTAATGGACCCCCATCCCCCCGCTCCGGCCTCGACCCCTTGGCCATACTGAGTGAGATCAGTAAGTCGGTCAAACCGCGGCTAGCATCCTTCCGCAGCCTTCGAGGCAGCCGTGGG ACAGTGGTGACAGAGGATTTCAGCCACTTGCCCccagagcagcaaagaaagcgACTTCAGCAACAGCTTGAAGAACGGAGCCGTGAACTACAGAAGGAGGTTGACCAGAG AGAAGccctgaagaaaatgaaggatgTATATGAGAAGACACCCCAGATGGGGGACCCTGCCAGCTTGGAGCCCCGGATCACGGAAACCCTGAACAACATCGAGCGGCTCAAATTGGAAGTGCAGAAGTATGAG GCTTGGCTGGCAGAGGCAGAGAGCCGAGTCCTGAGCAATCGGGGAGACAGCTTGGGCCGCCACACCCGGCCTCCAGACCCCCCAGCCAGCGCCCCACCAgacagcagcaacagcaacaacagtaGATCACAGGATAACAAGGAGag CTCTGAAGAGCCCCTCTCAGAGGAGGGTCAGGATGCCCCCATCTACACGGAATTTGATGAGGATTTTGAGGAGGAACCAGCATCCCCCATAGGTCACTGTGTGGCCATCTACCACTTTGAAG GGTCCAGTGAGGGCACCATCTCCATGGCCGAGGGTGAAGACCTCAGTCTCATGGAGGAGGACAAAGGCGACGGCTGGACCCGGGTCAGGCGGAAACAGGGAGGTGAGGGCTACGTGCCCACCTCCTACCTCCGCGTCACGCTCAACTGA
- the GPR108 gene encoding protein GPR108 isoform X1 yields the protein MAVSERRGLARRSPPEWGQLLLLLLLLGGCSGRIHRLALTGEKRADIQLNSFGFYTNGSLEVDLSLLRLGLQETEEKAPLVGFSLTRVRSGSVRSYSTRDPHDCPLWKNSSNLLVLFLINTKDLRVQVRKYGEQKKLFISPGLLPEAPSEPGPSNPVHTVTPNVDSGAATTLDKAKSKPRVSQGDQQGPSGKDKELILGLGHLNNSYNFSFHVVIGSQAEEGQYNLNFHNCYNSRPGQEQPFDITVMIREKNPEGFLSAAEIPLFKLYMVMSACFLAAGIFWVSLLCRNTYNVFKIHWLMAALAFTKSISLLFHSINYYFINSQGHPLEGLAVMHYITHLLKGALLFITIALIGSGWAFVKYVLSDKEKKIFGIVIPLQVLANVAYIVIESREEGASDYRLWKETLFLVDLICCGAILFPVVWSIRHLQDASGTDGKVAVNLAKLKLFRHYYVMIICYVYFTRIIAILLRVAVPFQWQWLYQLLVEGSTLAFFVLTGYKFQPAGNNPYLQLPQEDEEDVQMEQLMTNSGFREGLSKVNKTASGRELL from the exons ATGGCAGTGAGCGAGAGGAGGGGGCTCGCCCGCCGGAGCCCCCCGGAGTGGGGGCAGCTGCTACTTCTGCTGCTGCTCTTGGGTGGCTGTTCTGGGCGCATCCACCGACTGGCGCTGACG GGGGAGAAGCGAGCAGACATCCAGCTGAATAGCTTCGGCTTCTACACCAATGGCTCCCTGGAGGTGGACCTGAGCCTCCTGCGTCTGGGCCTccaggagacagaagagaaggccCCGCTG GTGGGGTTCAGTCTGACTCGGGTTCGATCTGGCAGTGTTCGATCCTACTCA ACCCGGGACCCCCACGACTGTCCTCTCTGGAAAAACAGTAGCAACCTCCTGGTTCTCTTCCTCATCAACACCAAGGATCTGCG ggTCCAGGTGAGGAAGTATGGAGAGCAGAAGAAGCTGTTCATCTCTCCTGGGCTCCTCCCCGAAGCACCTTCTGAACCAGGGCCCTCAAATCCAGTGCACACAGTCACCCCTAATGTGGACAGCG GGGCCGCCACTACGCTTGACAAGGCCAAGTCGAAACCCAGAGTGTCCCAGGGAGATCAGCAG GGCCCCAGTGGGAAGGACAAGGAACTGATCCTGGGTCTCGGGCATCTCAACAACTCCTACAACTTCAGC ttccACGTCGTGATAGGCTCTCAGGCGGAGGAAGGCCAGTACAACCTCAATTTCCACAACTGTTACAACTCCAGGCCGGGCCAGGAGCAGCCGTTTGACATCACG gtcatgatccgggAGAAGAACCCTGAGGGCTTCCTGTCAGCGGCAGAAATTCCCCTTTTCAAGCTGTATATGGTCATGTCTGCCTGCTTCCTGGCTGCTGGCATCTTCTGGGTGTCCCTTCTCTGCAGGAACAC gtACAACGTCTTCAAGATCCATTGGCTGATGGCAGCCCTGGCTTTCACCAAGAGCATCTCCCTCCTTTTCCACAGT ATCAACTATTACTTCATCAACAGCCAGGGTCACCCCCTCGAAGGCCTCGCTGTCATGCACTACATCACACACCT GCTGAAGGGCGCTCTCCTCTTCATCACCATCGCTTTGATCGGCTCTGGCTGGGCCTTTGTCAAGTACGTCCTgtcagacaaggaaaagaaaatctttgggatCGTGATTCCCCTGCAG GTCCTGGCCAACGTGGCCTACATCGTCATTGAGTCCCGTGAGGAGGGCGCCAGCGACTACAGGCTCTGGAAGGAGACCCTCTTCCTGGTGGACCTCATCTGCTGTGGCGCCATTCTCTTCCCTGTGGTCTG GTCTATCCGGCATCTCCAGGATGCATCGGGCACTGATGGAAAGG TGGCAGTGAACCTGGCCAAGCTGAAGCTGTTTCGGCATTACTATGTCATG ATCATCTGTTACGTCTATTTCACGAGGATCATCGCCATCCTGCTGCGGGTGGCTGTGCCCTTCCAGTGGCAGTGGCTGTACCAG CTCTTGGTGGAAGGCTCCACTCTGGCCTTCTTCGTGCTCACTGGCTACAAGTTCCAGCCTGCAGGCAACAACCCATACCTGCAGCTGCCCcaggaggacgaggaggacgtGCAAATGGAGCAACT AATGACCAATTCTGGGTTCCGGGAAGGCCTGTCCAAAGTCAACAAAACAGCCAGCGGGCGGGAGCTATTGTGA
- the GPR108 gene encoding protein GPR108 isoform X2 yields MESRRSCSSLLGSSPKHLLNQGPQIQCTQSPLMWTAGPPLRLTRPSRNPECPREISSTLSPQGPSGKDKELILGLGHLNNSYNFSFHVVIGSQAEEGQYNLNFHNCYNSRPGQEQPFDITVMIREKNPEGFLSAAEIPLFKLYMVMSACFLAAGIFWVSLLCRNTYNVFKIHWLMAALAFTKSISLLFHSINYYFINSQGHPLEGLAVMHYITHLLKGALLFITIALIGSGWAFVKYVLSDKEKKIFGIVIPLQVLANVAYIVIESREEGASDYRLWKETLFLVDLICCGAILFPVVWSIRHLQDASGTDGKVAVNLAKLKLFRHYYVMIICYVYFTRIIAILLRVAVPFQWQWLYQLLVEGSTLAFFVLTGYKFQPAGNNPYLQLPQEDEEDVQMEQLMTNSGFREGLSKVNKTASGRELL; encoded by the exons ATGGAGAGCAGAAGAAGCTGTTCATCTCTCCTGGGCTCCTCCCCGAAGCACCTTCTGAACCAGGGCCCTCAAATCCAGTGCACACAGTCACCCCTAATGTGGACAGCG GGGCCGCCACTACGCTTGACAAGGCCAAGTCGAAACCCAGAGTGTCCCAGGGAGATCAGCAG CACTCTGTCCCCTCAGGGCCCCAGTGGGAAGGACAAGGAACTGATCCTGGGTCTCGGGCATCTCAACAACTCCTACAACTTCAGC ttccACGTCGTGATAGGCTCTCAGGCGGAGGAAGGCCAGTACAACCTCAATTTCCACAACTGTTACAACTCCAGGCCGGGCCAGGAGCAGCCGTTTGACATCACG gtcatgatccgggAGAAGAACCCTGAGGGCTTCCTGTCAGCGGCAGAAATTCCCCTTTTCAAGCTGTATATGGTCATGTCTGCCTGCTTCCTGGCTGCTGGCATCTTCTGGGTGTCCCTTCTCTGCAGGAACAC gtACAACGTCTTCAAGATCCATTGGCTGATGGCAGCCCTGGCTTTCACCAAGAGCATCTCCCTCCTTTTCCACAGT ATCAACTATTACTTCATCAACAGCCAGGGTCACCCCCTCGAAGGCCTCGCTGTCATGCACTACATCACACACCT GCTGAAGGGCGCTCTCCTCTTCATCACCATCGCTTTGATCGGCTCTGGCTGGGCCTTTGTCAAGTACGTCCTgtcagacaaggaaaagaaaatctttgggatCGTGATTCCCCTGCAG GTCCTGGCCAACGTGGCCTACATCGTCATTGAGTCCCGTGAGGAGGGCGCCAGCGACTACAGGCTCTGGAAGGAGACCCTCTTCCTGGTGGACCTCATCTGCTGTGGCGCCATTCTCTTCCCTGTGGTCTG GTCTATCCGGCATCTCCAGGATGCATCGGGCACTGATGGAAAGG TGGCAGTGAACCTGGCCAAGCTGAAGCTGTTTCGGCATTACTATGTCATG ATCATCTGTTACGTCTATTTCACGAGGATCATCGCCATCCTGCTGCGGGTGGCTGTGCCCTTCCAGTGGCAGTGGCTGTACCAG CTCTTGGTGGAAGGCTCCACTCTGGCCTTCTTCGTGCTCACTGGCTACAAGTTCCAGCCTGCAGGCAACAACCCATACCTGCAGCTGCCCcaggaggacgaggaggacgtGCAAATGGAGCAACT AATGACCAATTCTGGGTTCCGGGAAGGCCTGTCCAAAGTCAACAAAACAGCCAGCGGGCGGGAGCTATTGTGA
- the TRIP10 gene encoding cdc42-interacting protein 4 isoform X1 yields MDWGTELWDQFEVLERHTQWGLDLLDRYVKFVKERTEVEQAYAKQLRSLVKKYLPKRPAKDDPESKFSQQQSFVQILQEVNDFAGQRELVAENLSVRVCLELAKYSQEMKHERKMHFQEGRRAQQQLESGFKQLENSKRKFERDCREAEKAAQTAERLDQDINATKADVEKAKQQAHLRSHMAEESKNEYAAQLQRFNRDQAHFYFSQMPQIFDKLQDMDERRATHLGAGYGLLSEAELQVVPIIAKCLEGMKVAADAVDAKNDSQVLIELHKSGFARPGDVEFEDFSQPMNRVPSDSSLGTPSDGRPELRGPGRSRAKRWPFSKKNKPRPPPFSPLGGPLPSALPNGPPSPRSGLDPLAILSEISKSVKPRLASFRSLRGSRGTVVTEDFSHLPPEQQRKRLQQQLEERSRELQKEVDQREALKKMKDVYEKTPQMGDPASLEPRITETLNNIERLKLEVQKYEAWLAEAESRVLSNRGDSLGRHTRPPDPPASAPPDSSNSNNSRSQDNKESSEEPLSEEGQDAPIYTEFDEDFEEEPASPIGHCVAIYHFEGSSEGTISMAEGEDLSLMEEDKGDGWTRVRRKQGGEGYVPTSYLRVTLN; encoded by the exons ATGGATTGGGGCACCGAGTTGTGG GATCAGTTTGAGGTGCTCGAGCGGCACACGCAGTGGGGGCTGGACCTGTTGGACAGATATGTGAAGTTCGTGAAAGAGCGGACCGAGGTGGAGCAGGCTTATGCAAAGCAACTGAG GAGCCTGGTGAAAAAATACCTGCCCAAGAGACCTGCCAAAGATGACCCGGAATCCAA GTTCAGCCAGCAACAGTCCTTCGTGCAGATTCTCCAGGAGGTGAATGACTTTGCGGGCCAGCGGGAGCTGGTGGCCGAGAACCTCAGCGTCCGCGTGTGTCTTGAGCTGGCCAAGTACTCACAAGAGATGAAACACGAGAGGAAGATG CACTTTCAGGAAGGCCGTCGGGCCCAGCAGCAGCTGGAAAGTGGCTTCAAACAGCTGGAGAAT AGTAAGCGCAAATTTGAGCGTGACTGTCGAGAGGCTGAAAAGGCAGCCCAGACTGCTGAGCGACTCGATCAGGATATCAACGCCACCAAGGCTGATGTGGAGAAG GCCAAGCAACAAGCCCACCTTCGAAGTCACATggcagaagaaagcaaaaatgagtACGCGGCCCAACTACAGCGCTTCAACCGCGACCAGGCCCACTTCTATTTTTCCCAGATGCCCCAGATATTCGAC AAGCTTCAGGACATGGATGAGCGTCGGGCCACCCACCTGGGGGCTGGGTATGGGCTCCTGTCAGAGGCCGAGCTGCAGGTGGTACCCATCATTGCCAAGTGTCTAGAGGGCATGAAGGTGGCTGCGGATGCCGTAGATGCCAAGAAT GACTCCCAGGTCCTAATTGAGCTGCACAAGTCAGGCTTCGCCCGCCCGGGTGACGTGGAATTCGAAGACTTCAGCCAGCCCATGAACCGCGTGCCCTCAGACAGCAGCCTGGGCACCCCCTCTGATGGACGGCCTGAGCTCCGAGGCCCGGGCCGTAGCCGTGCCAAGCGCTGGCCCTTCAGCAAGAAGAACAAG CCACGccctccacccttctcccccCTGGGGGGCCCCCTGCCCTCGGCATTGCCTAATGGACCCCCATCCCCCCGCTCCGGCCTCGACCCCTTGGCCATACTGAGTGAGATCAGTAAGTCGGTCAAACCGCGGCTAGCATCCTTCCGCAGCCTTCGAGGCAGCCGTGGG ACAGTGGTGACAGAGGATTTCAGCCACTTGCCCccagagcagcaaagaaagcgACTTCAGCAACAGCTTGAAGAACGGAGCCGTGAACTACAGAAGGAGGTTGACCAGAG AGAAGccctgaagaaaatgaaggatgTATATGAGAAGACACCCCAGATGGGGGACCCTGCCAGCTTGGAGCCCCGGATCACGGAAACCCTGAACAACATCGAGCGGCTCAAATTGGAAGTGCAGAAGTATGAG GCTTGGCTGGCAGAGGCAGAGAGCCGAGTCCTGAGCAATCGGGGAGACAGCTTGGGCCGCCACACCCGGCCTCCAGACCCCCCAGCCAGCGCCCCACCAgacagcagcaacagcaacaacagtaGATCACAGGATAACAAGGAGag CTCTGAAGAGCCCCTCTCAGAGGAGGGTCAGGATGCCCCCATCTACACGGAATTTGATGAGGATTTTGAGGAGGAACCAGCATCCCCCATAGGTCACTGTGTGGCCATCTACCACTTTGAAG GGTCCAGTGAGGGCACCATCTCCATGGCCGAGGGTGAAGACCTCAGTCTCATGGAGGAGGACAAAGGCGACGGCTGGACCCGGGTCAGGCGGAAACAGGGAGGTGAGGGCTACGTGCCCACCTCCTACCTCCGCGTCACGCTCAACTGA